The window gatttggagaaatgtagcattccatcacttgctcaccaatggatcctctgcagtgaatgggtgccatcagaatgagagttcaaacagctgataaaaacatcacagggGGTACGGGAAGAAGGGAAGTGGGCGGCGCAGAATCAAAgaaactaagaaaacaaaaaaagtctTCACCGTCCAAGATGCCCTAACTAAACTACACTTTCTAGCCAAAAGCAAGTACATGGGGTGGCACTCACCCCTAAACTAATGTACTATACAAAGTCAGATCCTATGTGTTAAAGTGCATGTCACGTGACGTTCTTACATGTCCTCTTCTTCCCAGCCTCGTAACACATAAGGCATGCTCAATATGTTACAGTGAGGGGGAGAGGGAAGAAAAATATGGGGCAAATGTACACAAAGGGCAAGCAACACAAACAAAAGGGGATACAATAATTAAACAGGATGGCAACAAAAACGTCAGCGGTTAATGAAGATTGACAGGACCAATGACCGGTAACtgagaaagtgaaagtaaacaagAGAAAAGAGATGAAATGGACCGAAGAAAGAAAGTGCCACTTTAATTAAAAGGAACAAGATCCCTGACTGAATCATAAGCAGTGCACTGCAAAACATTTTAACGAATATAATGGCTCCAATTGGGGTTGGGAATTGAAAGAAGCTTTGCATTTGCAGAACCAGTTTAACTAGTGCTGAATAAATAGTTCAGGGTGGATAGTCATGAAATGAATCACAGCTTTATATTGTCAGTCCGTTCTGATCTTTAAAGAGAAGGTAAGTTAATCTTTCATACATGATGGCCTAAAAGAATTTAATCTTACATACTGTATTTTAAGAGGGCCTAAAAATGTATGTGTGAAGATAAAACAATATATGAGTTGGGTCATGTAGCTGGGTCATtctatgaaaatgtaaaaattgacttttttctgtCCCTAGCCTTTACGGAAATATTACACTTGAAAAcactaatataatttataatgtctttatattttaaaatgaaacaaaatgttatttaaacAATTATACCTTCTTGAGCCATGCATTAATGTGGCAATATTTGTTTTCAAGTTAATTATATAAATTCCAAGCACCACAAAAGTGCTTGTCCCCACAGTCATGTACAGAGGAAGAGTGATTTATTTTGACATCAAAAAcaggtaaaaacaaaatgataaataaaaatgataaaatatatgATACAAATTAGTGGCCCCCTGGAGCTGTGTCATTGGTGTTACCGTTTAACAAAAATtgcttatttaaaaacaaaaatcacacTAATGACATCATTTAACTTACTTCTTCCTATTTTCTTAAGATCTATGAAAAACGGCCCATGTTTCAGTTAACAGAAATGTTCTCATTTATCTCATGAATTCATGTGAAGCTTTTAGTTGAAGTCACTGGTGACCTACTTTATTGTTagggaattgtaaaaaaaaaagaaaaaaaaatagaaaacaaattcatttttaagacacatgaaaaaaaacatAAGCTCACATTTTTTAGAAGACTTTGTCCAACTTTGACCTGATCTGCCACTTAAACTACCTTTGCATTACTTTCCGTGTTAAAATAATTTAAGGACTGATATTGAATTAATCTCTTAAATGTATTTAAGTGTATGCTATTCACCCAATTAATTGATGTCATTAAGATTGAATATCTTATGTTAAACTAAACAAGATCAGAACTGGGCCAATGGCAACACCAGAGAGGCAGGGAAGTGGTGGTGATGGTAACAGAAGCAAGTGGAACTACTATGCCGTCCTGGTGCCCCTGCTGGGACTTGCTGCCTTTGGTATGTACTATACAACACAAATGCCCTTAAAGGTGCtgtatgtgtttgtttttttgttgttgttttttttactgtactaaAGCATACAAATACCATAACTTGCTAAGTTCACACTTTATTTACTAAAAAGCCAATTATTGTACTTTGAAATGTGTGTTCCGTATcggaatgtctgtttttgttttagtgtGTAATTCCGGCCACTGCCAGTTTACCCAATAGTATTTCAACACCCCAGGTTGCCAGTTTGTGGATAATACAACACATGGAAGACAGGAAATGAACTGGGGCAGATATCACAGAGACTACCTGTCCTATAAAGCCTCAGCAtccatcttaaagggatagttcacccaaaaattttaatttgatgtttatccaagatgtaggtgtctttgtttcttcagtcatataatggctgtCAATGGGACTCATggctctcaaagccgtgggtcccattgactgccattatatgactgacagactgcaacagactgttaaaaaatctttgtttgtgttctactgaagaaacaaagtcacctacatctaaGATGCCCCAGGGAtatgcagataaacatcaaattttcttctttgggtgaactatctctttaaaagctCCATGACAAGAGGCAAATTAAAACTCAGATAAATCACATGATCAATTTATACTTAATCTGGCAACCCATGAGAGCACTGAGCGTGAGGAAGAGGTGGCAAGTAACAAATTTCCATCTCCAATACTTAGAATGTGGACTGCAGTACCCATTTCAACCACTAGCTGTCAATATTACATACCGCAACTTAAAAGGTGCTTTACTGGTGCGTACATGATTGGTTGaagtaaaagtttattttttttgtttctccTGTGCTCTCTTAGGGTGGATCTGGTCCAAGGAGTTTCAAAAGGAAACTGAGGAAGCCAAAGTTGAGATCAATCATCAAGTCCTGGCTTCGCATAATCAGAAACTCAAGGATGAACACTGTTACATGAGGATGGAAATGAAAAGTGAACTATCTAGACTGTTTCAAAAAGCCCTGAAAATTGAAAAAAAGCGAGAGCAGATTGCTTTAGCGGTTCTGAATGATGTAGAGTATAGGCTGATGGAAAGGCAGAGGGCCTTTTGCAGTTTTTTGGTGCCCCGTGCAAGGAGGATGGAGATGGAGAAGGACCTATTGATTTATACAGCCAAAGAACCCCTTCTTGCACATCTGGAGATGGAGGAAGGTCTCAGGGATATTTTTAAGAATGATCACACTTGTGCTGAGTATCTGAACACAGATAAACACAAGAATGGGAGTCTGATGTGGCTGTATGTCAGATACTGGCGGCTGCAGCTCACTCTTCATTCACACCAAAGAGCTGAGGTGGCTATAATCGACACAGAGAAAGTGACATTGGGAGATCAGAAATGAATCTATATCACTAATATGATGTATTTGAAAATATCCAATTGTCAATAAAGTTAATAAGATTCAATATTGTGTTATATTCTTTTCATAAACAAACCATCTGTAACATTGTATTGAAGAAATTTGGTAAAATAAGAGATAATATCCAAATTTTTTTGGGATTTCCCAAAGTTTCAAGAATTTTGGGAAAATGTTAAAAAGGAAATAGACAATCCAGTGGTGTGTTTATTAAGAGCATTGCAAATGTACAATGAGGAAAAGAGATATGTACTACAGATAGTGTTATTGATACCAGTACATTGGAAAAATCCTCTCCAAGTTTAGTTCAATGGACAAAAGACAGACTTGGAGAAacgtagcattccatcacttggtCATCAATTCATCAtctgcagcgaatgggtgccatcagaatgagaatccaaactgctgataaaaacatcacaacaatctACAGGTAGTCCactccacaccactccagtccatcaattctTTCTTGCAAAGTTAAAAGTtgatgttttgaaaataaaatccATCAAAAATAATAttgataaaatacaaaatataatttatttgttttatgtttttttatgtaatgttatttaacctgttaaattaaaaaaaaaaatNNNNNNNNNNNNNNNNNNNNNNNNNNNNNNNNNNNNNNNNNNNNNNNNNNNNNNNNNNNNNNNNNNNNNNNNNNNNNNNNNNNNNNNNNNNNNNNNNNNNNNNNNNNNNNNNNNNNNNNNNNNNNNNNNNNNNNNNNNNNNNNNNNNNNNNNNNNNNNNNNNNNNNNNNNNNNNNNNNNNNNNNNNNNNNNNNNNNNNNNNNNNNNNNNNNNNNNNNNNNNNNNNNNNNNNNNNNNNNNNNNNNNNNNNNNNNNNNNNNNNNNNNNNNNNNNNNNNNNNNNNNNNNNNNNNNNNNNNNNNNNNNNNNNNNNNNNNNNNNNNNNNNNNNNNNNNNNNNNNNNNNNNNNNNNNNNNNNNNNNNNNNNNNNNNNNNNNNNNNNNNNNNNNNNNNNNNNNNNNNNNNNNNNNNNNNNNNNNNNNNNNNNNNNNNNNNNNNNNNNNNNNNNNNNNNNNNNNNNNNNNNNNNNNNNNNNNNNNNNNNNNNNNNNNNNNNNNNNNNNctggtgcgcctaactttttttcttaggtgcaccagcacaaaagttaggtgcacccaaattttcaaccgcatcacattcaacaccgcagttttacaagttcacttttttttaaactttttattttatttattttttaatccctgtccatataggcaatattgacttgtaaatgattaactaacaatctggtcaatataaagttctttatttgaagcatatttttattcccagtactttaccctactttgtgtaataacgaaaacatttcagtgaaaaaataagtccaaaactctctatttcaacattttgaacaatagggctctaaaattgtttttttattttatttttatttttcgaaattcttgttttaatttttctcataatcaaatgaaagcataaacatgtatttatttttaatcaaatgaaaaataaacctttttaatttttggcaaacatatatatgatttataaataggaatatataaacacctacattatactgtacaaaagtaatacaggactaatgttctgtttcatgttaaaccgtacttttattttgacaggttgccgtgaagtttctgtgtgtatacagtatgatatgatgctttctcaaatgaaacggtaaaagtgacacagtaggtttggagattgagtttatctgttcatgtgagatgcaaatgccaaaaattagcgggagcatcacgcgtgcttcagtagcatatacgc of the Garra rufa chromosome 17, GarRuf1.0, whole genome shotgun sequence genome contains:
- the LOC141289403 gene encoding coiled-coil domain-containing protein 127-like, which produces MATPERQGSGGDGNRSKWNYYAVLVPLLGLAAFGWIWSKEFQKETEEAKVEINHQVLASHNQKLKDEHCYMRMEMKSELSRLFQKALKIEKKREQIALAVLNDVEYRLMERQRAFCSFLVPRARRMEMEKDLLIYTAKEPLLAHLEMEEGLRDIFKNDHTCAEYLNTDKHKNGSLMWLYVRYWRLQLTLHSHQRAEVAIIDTEKVTLGDQK